The Rhodopseudomonas palustris genome window below encodes:
- a CDS encoding 1-phosphofructokinase family hexose kinase, whose product MVELVTLTPNPAIDLSTSVARMVPSRKLRCAAQQRDPGGGGINVARVVKRFGGDVEAIYPAGGFTGRLLRSLLDREQIPSRIIEAVAETREDFSVTESETGEQFRFVLPGEALAEGEWRGLLEILGGTDPAPKIVVGSGSLPPGVPHDFYAQAAAVAKRIGAKFFLDTSGDQLVAALDHGVTLIKPNLREMQELAGRPLANEHDWIAAAREPIAAGKVEIVALSLGHLGALLVTKDKALRSPALPVAQVSTVGAGDSFLGAIAFSLAQGRPIEDAFRLALAAGSASLTMHGTELCRPADVERLSAEVVILPL is encoded by the coding sequence ATGGTCGAACTCGTGACCCTCACGCCCAATCCCGCCATCGACCTGTCGACCTCGGTCGCCCGCATGGTGCCGAGCCGCAAGCTGCGCTGCGCGGCGCAGCAGCGCGATCCCGGCGGCGGCGGCATCAATGTGGCGCGGGTGGTGAAGCGGTTCGGCGGCGACGTCGAGGCGATTTATCCGGCCGGCGGCTTCACCGGCCGGCTGCTGCGCTCGCTGCTCGACCGCGAGCAGATCCCGAGCCGCATCATCGAGGCTGTGGCCGAGACCCGCGAGGATTTCTCGGTTACGGAATCCGAAACCGGCGAGCAGTTCCGCTTCGTGCTGCCGGGCGAGGCATTGGCCGAGGGCGAATGGCGCGGGCTGCTGGAAATTCTCGGCGGAACCGACCCGGCGCCGAAGATCGTGGTCGGCTCGGGCAGCCTGCCGCCGGGCGTGCCGCATGATTTCTACGCCCAGGCCGCCGCGGTGGCGAAGCGGATCGGCGCCAAGTTCTTTCTCGACACCTCGGGCGACCAGCTCGTCGCCGCGCTCGACCACGGCGTCACGCTGATCAAGCCTAACCTGCGCGAGATGCAGGAGCTGGCCGGCCGGCCGCTCGCCAACGAGCACGACTGGATCGCCGCCGCACGCGAGCCGATCGCGGCCGGCAAGGTCGAGATCGTCGCTCTGTCGCTCGGCCATCTCGGCGCGCTGCTGGTGACGAAGGACAAGGCGCTGCGCTCGCCGGCGCTGCCGGTCGCGCAGGTCTCCACCGTCGGCGCCGGCGACAGTTTCCTCGGCGCGATCGCCTTCAGCCTGGCGCAGGGGCGGCCGATCGAGGACGCATTCCGGCTGGCACTCGCCGCCGGCTCCGCCTCGCTCACCATGCACGGCACCGAATTGTGCCGCCCGGCCGATGTCGAACGGCTGAGCGCCGAAGTCGTGATCCTGCCGCTGTAG
- a CDS encoding FdhF/YdeP family oxidoreductase has translation MAQDDTQLDTQVDTRIHEADLPDSERTVEYDGPAGGWGSLQGIASIFGKEWNTPTAIETLMRQNKPKGFMCVSCSWAKPADHHTFEFCENGAKATLWELTSKRCTPEFFAEHSVTELRGWADYDLEMQGRLTEPMRYDSATDHYVPCSWDEAFQGIAEHLRSIDPKSAVFYASGRASLETSYLYALFARLYGNNNLPDSSNMCHETTSVALTKLIGVGVGTVVFDDLSKCDAMFFFGQNPGTNSPRFLHPLQEAAKRGVPIVTFNPVRERALESFVNPQSPTQMLTGSETPISCQYHQLKVGGDIAALTGMCKHVFAADDAAKASGARRVLDVDFIEAHTHGLDVFKAKVRATSWQQIEAESGLTRAAIEAAADVYVKAERVIGVYGMGLTQHVHGFDNIAMLLNLLLLRGNIGREGAGISPVRGHSNVQGQRTVGIAEKPELVPLDKMAEQFGFSPPRDKGMNTVEACHGLLEGKVHAFIGLGGNFIRAIPDQGALEKAWTRMQLTVQIATKLNRSHLVNGRSAYLLPCLGRTEQDIQASGPQAVTMEDTFSCIQGSIGLRTPASEHLMSELAIIAGIAKATLPSNPKVRWDDWVGDYGLVRDLIEESYPDMFHDFNARMFTPGGFYKGNDARERIWQTESGKAEFTTPEVLNSIGFDDAPGRYRLLTMRSNDQFNTTIYGMSDRLRGIEGRRDVLLINPDDIARQGLRDGQMVWLESDAEDGVHREVGPLKVTPFRLPDGCLGGYYPEMNPLIALTHHDKESKTPANKSVPVRIRA, from the coding sequence ATGGCCCAGGACGATACTCAGCTCGATACTCAGGTCGACACCCGAATCCACGAAGCCGACCTCCCCGACTCCGAGCGGACCGTCGAATATGACGGCCCGGCCGGCGGCTGGGGCTCGCTGCAGGGCATCGCCAGCATCTTCGGCAAGGAATGGAATACGCCGACGGCGATCGAAACGCTGATGCGCCAGAACAAGCCGAAAGGCTTCATGTGCGTGTCGTGCTCCTGGGCCAAGCCGGCCGATCACCACACTTTCGAGTTCTGCGAGAACGGCGCCAAGGCGACGCTGTGGGAATTGACCAGCAAGCGCTGCACGCCGGAGTTCTTCGCCGAGCACAGCGTCACCGAGCTGCGCGGCTGGGCCGATTACGACCTCGAGATGCAGGGCCGGCTGACCGAGCCGATGCGCTACGATTCCGCGACCGATCACTACGTGCCGTGTTCGTGGGACGAGGCGTTTCAGGGCATCGCCGAGCATCTGCGCTCGATCGATCCGAAATCGGCCGTGTTCTACGCCTCCGGCCGCGCCAGCCTGGAGACGTCATATCTCTACGCGCTGTTCGCCCGGCTGTACGGCAACAACAATCTGCCCGACAGCTCCAACATGTGCCACGAGACCACCTCGGTGGCGCTGACGAAGCTGATCGGCGTCGGCGTCGGCACCGTGGTGTTCGACGATCTGTCGAAATGCGACGCGATGTTTTTCTTCGGCCAGAATCCCGGCACCAACAGCCCGCGCTTTCTGCATCCGCTGCAGGAAGCCGCCAAGCGCGGCGTGCCGATCGTGACGTTCAACCCGGTGCGCGAGCGGGCGCTGGAGAGCTTCGTCAATCCGCAGAGCCCGACCCAGATGCTGACCGGCAGCGAAACCCCGATCTCGTGCCAGTACCACCAGCTCAAGGTCGGCGGCGACATCGCGGCGCTGACCGGGATGTGCAAGCACGTGTTCGCGGCCGACGACGCCGCGAAGGCGAGCGGCGCCAGGCGCGTGCTCGACGTCGACTTCATCGAAGCCCACACCCACGGGCTCGACGTCTTCAAAGCCAAGGTGCGCGCCACCTCGTGGCAGCAGATCGAAGCCGAATCGGGGCTGACCCGCGCGGCGATCGAAGCCGCCGCCGACGTCTATGTGAAGGCCGAGCGCGTCATCGGCGTCTACGGCATGGGCCTGACCCAGCACGTCCACGGCTTCGACAACATCGCGATGCTGCTCAATCTGCTGTTGCTGCGCGGCAATATCGGCCGCGAGGGCGCCGGCATCTCGCCGGTGCGCGGCCATTCCAACGTGCAGGGCCAGCGCACCGTCGGCATCGCCGAAAAGCCCGAGCTGGTGCCGCTCGACAAGATGGCCGAGCAGTTCGGATTCTCACCGCCGCGCGACAAGGGCATGAACACGGTCGAGGCGTGCCACGGCCTGCTCGAGGGCAAGGTCCACGCCTTCATCGGCCTCGGCGGCAATTTCATCCGCGCCATCCCCGATCAAGGCGCGCTGGAGAAGGCCTGGACGCGGATGCAGCTCACCGTGCAGATCGCCACCAAGCTCAACCGCAGCCATCTGGTCAACGGCCGGTCGGCCTATCTGCTGCCCTGCCTCGGCCGCACCGAGCAGGACATCCAGGCTTCGGGTCCGCAGGCGGTGACGATGGAGGATACGTTCAGTTGCATCCAGGGCTCGATCGGGCTGCGCACGCCGGCGAGCGAACATCTCATGTCGGAGCTGGCGATCATCGCCGGCATCGCCAAGGCGACGCTGCCGTCGAACCCGAAGGTGAGGTGGGACGACTGGGTCGGCGATTACGGCCTGGTGCGCGACCTCATCGAGGAAAGCTATCCGGACATGTTCCACGACTTCAACGCGCGGATGTTCACGCCGGGCGGGTTCTACAAGGGCAACGACGCCCGCGAGCGGATCTGGCAGACCGAAAGCGGCAAGGCCGAATTCACGACTCCGGAGGTGCTCAACTCGATCGGCTTCGACGACGCGCCGGGGCGCTACCGGCTGCTGACGATGCGCTCCAACGACCAGTTCAACACCACGATCTACGGCATGAGCGACCGGCTGCGCGGCATCGAGGGACGGCGCGACGTGCTGCTGATCAATCCGGACGACATCGCCCGCCAGGGCCTGCGCGACGGCCAGATGGTCTGGCTGGAGAGCGACGCCGAAGACGGCGTCCACCGCGAGGTCGGGCCGCTGAAGGTGACGCCGTTCAGGCTGCCGGACGGCTGCCTCGGCGGTTATTATCCGGAGATGAATCCCTTGATCGCGCTGACGCATCACGACAAGGAGTCCAAGACGCCGGCGAACAAGTCGGTGCCGGTGCGAATTCGGGCCTGA
- the glgC gene encoding glucose-1-phosphate adenylyltransferase codes for MSNGVTAPLARHAMAYVLAGGRGSRLMELTDRRAKPAVYFGGKSRIIDFALSNALNSGIRRIAVATQYKAHSLIRHLQRGWNFFRPERNESFDILPASQRVSDDMWYRGTADAVYQNIDIIESYDPKFIVLLAGDHVYKMDYEKMLQQHVDAGADVTVGCLQVPCAEASGFGVMHVNPDGVIHTFLEKPADPPSIPGKPGMSLASMGIYVFDTKFLIEELKRDAADPHSSHDFGKDIIPYLVANAKAVAHNFDKSCVRSHAEANSYWRDAGTVDAYWAANIDLTDIVPQLDLYDREWPIWTYGEITPPAKFVHDKDGRRGEAVSSLVSGGCIISGASLRHTLLFTGVRAHSYSQVEGAVILPYVDIARSCRLKNVVVDAEVRIPPGLVVGEDPELDAKRFRRTDNGICLITQPMIDRLDQ; via the coding sequence ATGAGTAACGGTGTTACCGCTCCGCTCGCCCGCCACGCCATGGCCTATGTGCTGGCAGGAGGGCGAGGAAGCCGGCTGATGGAGCTGACCGACCGCCGCGCCAAGCCGGCGGTGTATTTCGGCGGCAAATCGCGGATCATCGATTTCGCGCTGTCGAACGCGTTGAATTCCGGCATCCGCCGCATTGCGGTCGCGACGCAATACAAGGCGCACAGCCTGATCCGGCATCTGCAGCGCGGCTGGAACTTCTTCCGGCCGGAGCGCAACGAGAGCTTCGACATCCTGCCGGCGAGCCAGCGCGTCTCAGACGACATGTGGTACCGAGGAACTGCTGACGCGGTCTATCAGAACATCGACATCATCGAGAGTTATGATCCGAAGTTCATCGTGCTCCTGGCGGGCGACCACGTCTACAAGATGGACTACGAGAAGATGCTGCAGCAGCACGTCGACGCGGGCGCCGACGTCACCGTCGGCTGCCTTCAGGTGCCGTGCGCCGAGGCGTCGGGGTTCGGCGTGATGCACGTCAATCCGGACGGGGTGATCCACACCTTCCTGGAAAAGCCCGCCGACCCGCCGTCGATTCCCGGCAAGCCCGGCATGTCGCTCGCCAGCATGGGCATCTATGTGTTCGACACCAAATTCCTGATCGAGGAACTGAAGCGCGACGCCGCCGACCCGCATTCGTCGCACGATTTCGGCAAGGACATCATCCCCTATCTGGTCGCGAACGCCAAAGCGGTGGCGCATAATTTCGACAAATCCTGCGTCCGCTCGCACGCCGAGGCCAACAGCTACTGGCGCGACGCCGGCACCGTCGACGCCTATTGGGCGGCCAATATCGACCTCACCGACATCGTGCCGCAGCTCGATTTGTACGACCGCGAATGGCCGATCTGGACCTATGGGGAGATCACGCCGCCGGCGAAATTCGTCCACGACAAGGACGGCCGTCGCGGCGAGGCGGTGTCGTCGCTGGTGTCGGGCGGCTGCATCATTTCGGGCGCGTCGCTGAGGCACACGCTGCTGTTCACCGGCGTGCGGGCGCATTCCTATTCGCAGGTCGAAGGCGCCGTGATCCTGCCCTATGTGGACATCGCGCGCTCGTGCCGGCTCAAGAACGTGGTGGTCGACGCCGAAGTGCGGATTCCGCCCGGGCTGGTGGTCGGCGAGGACCCCGAACTCGACGCCAAGCGATTCAGGCGCACCGACAACGGCATCTGCCTGATCACCCAGCCGATGATCGACAGGCTCGACCAATGA
- the glgA gene encoding glycogen synthase GlgA, which produces MSALTALSIASEIFPLIKTGGLADVTGALPTALKAHGIAMRTLVPGYPAVLGGIEDPQQVHSFADFFGGSARLLTARCEELELLVLDAPHLYVRPGNPYVGPDAKDWPDNALRFAALAQAGAWIGQGLLPGYAPDILHAHDWQTGLVPAYLRYSGRPGPKCVFTIHNLAYQGQFPADLLERLGLPERAFSLDGVEYYGSIGYLKAGLQLADRITTVSPSYALEIQGPDAGMGLEGLLRLRAGRLSGILNGIDTGVWDPASDELIPATYDVETIGARARNKQALQARFGLRNEPDTLLYGVISRLSWQKGLDMLLEVLPGMLAEGAQLALLGSGDTPLEEGFRTAALKYPGQVGAVIGYDEALAHQIQAGADALLVPSRFEPCGLTQLCALRYGAVPVVARVGGLADTVVDANEMAIATGVATGVQFSPVTAQMLAKALTKTAALHADHATWRNLQINGMTTDVSWKNPAQHYARLYRELIDA; this is translated from the coding sequence ATGAGCGCGCTGACGGCGCTGTCGATCGCGTCGGAAATCTTCCCGCTGATCAAGACCGGCGGCCTCGCCGACGTCACCGGCGCGCTGCCGACGGCGTTGAAGGCGCACGGCATCGCGATGCGCACGCTGGTGCCGGGCTATCCGGCGGTGCTGGGCGGCATCGAGGACCCGCAACAGGTCCACAGCTTCGCGGATTTCTTCGGCGGCAGCGCGCGGCTGCTGACGGCGCGGTGCGAGGAGCTGGAGCTGCTGGTGCTCGACGCGCCGCATCTCTATGTCCGCCCCGGCAATCCCTATGTGGGCCCGGACGCGAAGGATTGGCCCGACAACGCATTGCGCTTCGCCGCGCTGGCGCAGGCCGGCGCCTGGATCGGGCAGGGCCTGCTGCCGGGCTATGCGCCGGACATCCTGCACGCCCACGACTGGCAGACCGGGCTGGTGCCGGCCTATTTGCGCTACAGCGGCCGGCCCGGGCCGAAATGCGTCTTCACCATCCATAATCTGGCCTATCAGGGCCAGTTTCCTGCCGATCTGCTCGAACGGCTCGGGCTGCCGGAGCGCGCCTTCAGCCTCGACGGCGTCGAATATTACGGCAGCATCGGCTATCTGAAAGCCGGGCTGCAGCTCGCCGACCGCATCACCACGGTCTCGCCGAGCTACGCGCTCGAAATCCAGGGCCCGGACGCCGGCATGGGCCTCGAAGGTCTGCTGCGGCTGCGTGCCGGCCGGCTCAGCGGCATCCTCAATGGCATCGATACGGGGGTGTGGGACCCCGCGAGCGACGAACTGATCCCGGCGACCTACGACGTCGAGACGATCGGCGCGCGCGCCCGCAACAAGCAGGCGCTGCAGGCCCGGTTCGGCCTGCGCAACGAACCGGACACGCTGCTGTACGGCGTGATCAGCCGGCTGTCCTGGCAGAAGGGCCTCGACATGCTGCTCGAGGTGCTGCCGGGAATGCTGGCGGAGGGCGCGCAACTCGCGCTGCTCGGCTCCGGCGACACGCCGCTGGAAGAGGGTTTTCGCACCGCCGCGCTGAAATATCCGGGGCAGGTCGGCGCGGTGATCGGCTATGACGAAGCGCTGGCGCATCAGATCCAGGCCGGCGCCGACGCGCTGCTGGTGCCGTCGCGGTTCGAGCCCTGCGGCCTGACCCAGCTCTGCGCGCTGCGCTATGGTGCGGTGCCGGTGGTGGCGCGGGTCGGCGGCCTCGCCGATACGGTGGTGGACGCCAACGAGATGGCGATCGCCACCGGGGTGGCGACCGGCGTTCAGTTCTCGCCGGTGACCGCCCAGATGCTGGCGAAAGCGCTGACGAAGACCGCCGCGCTCCACGCCGACCACGCCACCTGGCGCAACCTGCAGATCAACGGCATGACCACCGACGTGTCGTGGAAGAACCCGGCGCAGCATTACGCCCGGCTGTATCGCGAGCTGATCGACGCCTGA
- a CDS encoding S10 family peptidase, translated as MPMSPWSACRVALAALLVTTATLAPLHAQDASPLAAAQGKADTGGSQGKPAPSDAEQHRLPADSTTRHTLALPGRSLSFTATAGSIRLFNDKNEPQADIAYTAYQLDNTEARMRPVTFLFNGGPGASSAWLQLGAAGPWRLPMFGDAAVASATPALQPNAETWLDVTDLVFIDPVGTGYSRFVASGDDVRKQFYSVDGDVAATALTIRRWLEKHDRLLSPKYVAGESYGGIRGPRVVRDLQTKQGIGVKGLILVSPLLDFREYSGSSLLQYVARLPTMAAAARQRKGPVTRADLADVESYARGEFITDLIKGEADQAATQRLADRVAALSGIDPAVSRRLAGRLDTSEFQREFDRANGKVTGRFDASVLGQDPFPDSSDAQFSDPSSESLIAPLTSAAMELTRNTLQWRPSGSYHLLNGAVSRQWDFGRGRSPVESLTQLREILAVDPKLQVLVTHGLFDLATPYFGSVVAIDQLPPFASKRIKLVTWPGGHMTYARDDARKALRNEVGAMMK; from the coding sequence ATGCCGATGTCGCCTTGGTCCGCCTGCCGCGTCGCGCTGGCGGCGCTGCTCGTCACAACCGCAACGCTCGCGCCGCTCCACGCGCAGGACGCGTCGCCGCTGGCCGCCGCGCAGGGCAAGGCCGACACAGGCGGATCGCAAGGCAAACCCGCGCCCTCCGACGCCGAGCAGCACCGGCTGCCCGCCGATTCGACGACCAGGCACACGCTGGCGCTGCCGGGCCGCAGCCTGTCCTTCACCGCCACCGCCGGCTCGATCCGGCTGTTCAACGACAAGAACGAGCCGCAGGCCGATATCGCCTACACCGCCTATCAGCTCGACAACACCGAGGCGCGGATGCGGCCGGTGACCTTCCTGTTCAACGGCGGGCCCGGCGCGTCCTCGGCCTGGCTGCAGCTCGGCGCCGCCGGGCCGTGGCGGCTGCCGATGTTCGGCGATGCCGCGGTCGCCTCGGCGACGCCGGCGCTGCAGCCCAACGCCGAGACCTGGCTCGATGTCACCGATCTGGTCTTCATCGATCCGGTCGGCACCGGCTACAGCCGCTTCGTCGCCAGCGGCGACGACGTGCGCAAGCAGTTCTATTCGGTCGACGGCGACGTCGCCGCGACCGCGCTGACGATCCGGCGCTGGCTGGAGAAGCACGACCGGCTGCTGTCGCCCAAATACGTCGCCGGCGAAAGCTATGGCGGCATCCGCGGCCCGCGCGTGGTGCGCGATCTGCAGACCAAGCAGGGCATCGGCGTCAAGGGTCTGATCCTGGTGTCGCCCTTGCTCGACTTCCGCGAATATTCCGGATCGAGCCTGCTGCAATACGTAGCACGGCTGCCGACCATGGCGGCGGCGGCGCGGCAGCGAAAGGGTCCTGTCACCCGCGCCGATCTCGCCGATGTCGAGAGCTACGCGCGTGGCGAATTCATCACCGATCTGATCAAGGGCGAAGCCGATCAGGCCGCGACCCAGCGCCTCGCCGATCGCGTCGCGGCGTTGAGCGGGATCGATCCCGCCGTCAGTCGAAGGCTCGCCGGCCGGCTCGATACCAGCGAGTTCCAGCGCGAGTTCGACCGCGCCAATGGAAAGGTCACCGGACGGTTCGACGCCTCGGTGCTCGGCCAGGACCCGTTCCCGGATTCCAGCGACGCGCAGTTCAGCGACCCGTCGTCGGAATCGCTGATCGCGCCGCTCACCAGCGCCGCGATGGAGCTGACCCGCAACACGCTGCAATGGCGCCCGAGCGGCTCGTATCATCTGCTCAACGGCGCGGTGTCGCGGCAATGGGATTTCGGCCGCGGCCGCAGCCCGGTGGAATCGCTGACGCAGCTCCGCGAAATTCTCGCGGTCGACCCGAAGCTGCAGGTGCTGGTGACGCACGGCCTGTTCGACCTCGCCACGCCGTATTTCGGCAGCGTCGTCGCGATCGATCAATTGCCGCCGTTCGCGTCGAAGCGGATCAAGCTCGTCACCTGGCCCGGCGGCCACATGACCTACGCCCGCGACGACGCACGCAAAGCGCTGCGCAACGAAGTCGGAGCGATGATGAAGTAG
- the nth gene encoding endonuclease III yields the protein MPKITRRVAAPAAETPAKTPKSLAANATQTGGKPARPPKRLRRWTSDEVREAFTRFARANPEPKGELEHLNPFTLLVAVVLSAQATDAGVNKATRSLFAIADTPAKMLALGEERVREHIRTIGLFRTKAKNVIALSQKLITDFGGQVPGTRAELETLPGAGRKTANVVLNMAFGQPTMAVDTHVFRVGNRTGLAPGDTPLAVELGLEKAIPPQFMQHAHHWLILHGRYTCLARKPRCEVCLIVDLCRWPEKTV from the coding sequence ATGCCCAAAATCACCCGCCGCGTGGCTGCACCGGCTGCCGAAACACCCGCCAAGACCCCGAAAAGCCTTGCGGCAAACGCGACGCAAACCGGAGGCAAACCTGCGAGGCCGCCAAAACGCCTCCGCCGCTGGACCTCCGACGAGGTTCGCGAGGCCTTCACCCGATTCGCCAGGGCCAACCCGGAGCCGAAGGGCGAGCTCGAACATCTCAACCCGTTCACCCTGCTGGTCGCGGTGGTGTTGTCGGCGCAGGCGACCGACGCCGGCGTCAACAAGGCGACGCGCAGCCTGTTCGCGATCGCCGATACGCCGGCGAAGATGCTGGCGCTCGGCGAAGAGCGGGTGCGGGAGCATATCAGGACCATCGGCCTTTTTCGCACCAAGGCGAAGAACGTGATTGCGCTGTCGCAAAAACTGATCACCGACTTTGGTGGGCAAGTACCAGGCACGCGCGCCGAGCTGGAGACGCTGCCGGGCGCCGGGCGAAAGACCGCCAACGTCGTGCTCAACATGGCGTTCGGGCAGCCGACCATGGCGGTCGATACCCATGTATTCCGCGTCGGCAACCGCACCGGGCTGGCGCCCGGCGACACGCCGCTCGCGGTCGAGCTCGGACTCGAGAAAGCGATCCCGCCGCAGTTCATGCAGCACGCCCACCACTGGCTGATCCTGCACGGCCGCTACACCTGCCTGGCCCGCAAGCCGCGTTGCGAGGTCTGCCTGATCGTCGACCTGTGCAGGTGGCCGGAGAAGACGGTGTAG
- a CDS encoding DUF2244 domain-containing protein — MTTGTDLEPKWAEPKLFSALLKPHRALSHKAFLVLMGFLGTISFAAGLGFWMIGAWPVFGFFGLDLLAIYIAFKVVFARGRASEEISMTISELRVRRTSPRGQVVEWVLNPLWVRLEKIVHAEFGIEQLYLVSSGRRVSIASFLGAEEKASFANALTAALDAARRGPVVQA; from the coding sequence ATGACGACAGGAACCGATCTTGAGCCGAAATGGGCCGAGCCGAAACTGTTTTCGGCGCTGCTGAAGCCGCATCGCGCCTTGAGTCACAAGGCTTTTCTCGTGCTGATGGGGTTTCTCGGCACGATCAGCTTCGCCGCCGGCCTCGGCTTCTGGATGATCGGCGCCTGGCCGGTGTTCGGCTTCTTCGGTCTCGATCTGCTGGCGATCTATATCGCCTTCAAAGTGGTGTTCGCCCGCGGTCGCGCCAGCGAGGAAATCTCGATGACGATCAGCGAGTTACGAGTGCGCCGCACGTCGCCGCGCGGGCAGGTGGTGGAATGGGTGCTGAACCCGCTCTGGGTGCGGCTGGAGAAGATCGTCCACGCCGAGTTCGGCATCGAGCAACTGTATTTGGTCTCCAGCGGCCGCCGCGTCAGTATCGCGAGCTTTCTCGGCGCTGAGGAAAAGGCGAGCTTCGCCAATGCCTTGACGGCCGCGCTGGATGCCGCCCGACGCGGCCCGGTGGTTCAAGCCTGA
- a CDS encoding bifunctional helix-turn-helix domain-containing protein/methylated-DNA--[protein]-cysteine S-methyltransferase: MMNLAIADHVPAKPGPRDTALADYDAVRRAIAFISQKWKAQPTVEAIADAAGLTPDELHHLFRRWAGLTPKAFMQALTLDHAKSLLRDSASVLDAALDSGLSGPGRLHDLFVTHEAMSPGEWKSGGAGLTLRYGYHPSPFGTAVVIASERGLAGLAFADPGGEEAAFMDLQRRWPRATCIADQDFTAPFAQRVFDPAQWRPEQPLRVVLIGTDFEVRVWQTLLKIPMGRALCYSDIAGRIAAPKASRAVGAAIGKNPISFVVPCHRALGKGGALTGYHWGLTRKQAMIGWEAGRLGAG, from the coding sequence ATGATGAACCTCGCCATCGCCGACCATGTTCCCGCCAAGCCCGGCCCCCGCGACACCGCGCTCGCCGACTACGACGCGGTGCGCCGCGCCATCGCGTTCATCTCGCAGAAGTGGAAAGCGCAACCGACCGTCGAGGCGATCGCCGACGCGGCCGGGCTGACGCCCGACGAACTACACCATCTGTTTCGCCGCTGGGCCGGGCTGACGCCGAAGGCCTTCATGCAGGCGCTGACGCTCGACCATGCCAAATCGCTGCTGCGCGATTCCGCCAGCGTGCTCGACGCGGCATTGGACTCCGGCCTGTCCGGTCCCGGCCGGTTGCACGATCTGTTCGTCACCCATGAGGCGATGTCGCCGGGTGAGTGGAAGAGCGGCGGCGCCGGGCTGACGCTGCGCTACGGCTATCACCCGTCGCCGTTCGGCACCGCCGTGGTGATCGCCTCCGAGCGCGGTCTCGCCGGCCTCGCCTTCGCCGATCCCGGCGGCGAGGAGGCCGCTTTCATGGACCTGCAGCGACGCTGGCCGCGCGCCACCTGCATCGCCGACCAGGACTTCACCGCGCCCTTTGCGCAGCGCGTGTTCGACCCGGCGCAATGGCGGCCGGAGCAGCCGCTGCGGGTGGTGCTGATCGGCACCGATTTCGAGGTCCGGGTCTGGCAGACGCTGCTGAAAATCCCGATGGGACGGGCGCTGTGCTACTCGGACATCGCCGGCCGGATCGCCGCGCCGAAGGCGTCGCGCGCGGTCGGCGCCGCGATCGGCAAGAACCCGATTTCATTCGTGGTGCCGTGCCATCGCGCGCTCGGCAAAGGCGGCGCGCTCACCGGCTATCATTGGGGCCTGACCCGCAAACAGGCGATGATCGGCTGGGAAGCGGGGCGGCTCGGGGCGGGCTGA